Proteins encoded by one window of bacterium:
- a CDS encoding helix-turn-helix domain-containing protein → MKTTLRKFRFERGEMSQQQLADLVRVSRQTIISIERGDYSPSVKLALLLAHHLQTTVEQLFVLEEQDHA, encoded by the coding sequence ATGAAAACAACACTTCGCAAATTCCGCTTTGAACGCGGCGAAATGAGCCAACAGCAACTGGCCGATCTGGTCAGAGTGTCGCGGCAGACGATTATCTCGATCGAACGCGGTGATTACTCTCCCTCGGTCAAACTTGCCCTGCTTTTGGCGCATCATCTTCAAACGACCGTCGAACAGCTTTTCGTTCTGGAGGAACAGGACCATGCGTAA